One genomic segment of Peromyscus leucopus breed LL Stock chromosome 23, UCI_PerLeu_2.1, whole genome shotgun sequence includes these proteins:
- the LOC114681301 gene encoding LOW QUALITY PROTEIN: phospholipase A2-like (The sequence of the model RefSeq protein was modified relative to this genomic sequence to represent the inferred CDS: inserted 1 base in 1 codon; substituted 1 base at 1 genomic stop codon), with amino-acid sequence MKLLLLITLLTAGATADSISPRAVWQFXNMIKCPMTAXDPLLDYNNHGCYCGLGGSGTLVDELDRCCQPQDHCYTKVKKLENCKFLTNDPYNSSYSYSCSGNEVPCSHRSALCEAFICHRDHEAAICFSQAPYNKQYKGNPC; translated from the exons ATGAAACTCCTTCTGCTGATCACTCTGCTCACAG CAGGCGCTACTGCAGACAGCATCAGCCCTCGGGCTGTGTGGCAGTTCTGAAATATGATCAAGTGCCCGATGACTG TTGATCCCTTGTTGGACTACAACAATCATGGCTGCTACTGTGGCTTGGGGGG CTCAGGCACTCTGGTGGATGAGTTAGACAG gtgcTGCCAGCCTCAGGACCACTGCTACACTAAGGTCAAGAAGCTGGAAAACTGCAAGTTCCTCACAAACGACCCCTACAACAGCTCCTACTCCTACTCTTGCTCTGGGAATGAGGTCCCCTGCAGTCATAGGTCTGCCCTCTG CGAGGCCTTCATCTGCCACCGTGACCATGAAGCTGCCATCTGCTTCTCCCAGGCTCCATACAATAAGCAATACAAAGGGAATCCCTGTTAG